The following proteins come from a genomic window of Bactrocera tryoni isolate S06 chromosome 1, CSIRO_BtryS06_freeze2, whole genome shotgun sequence:
- the LOC120782725 gene encoding protein takeout, with protein sequence MAQQSVNWKIQYSLSIFSAICLAQAAAAYTREIINNAPQLQERPSWLQTCKRANPNEEKCFRRLFEGCFPAFAAGIPAIGIKSFEPLHIDQVSVSKGSGNLVLSGGFQNLIIRGPSNATVRRANLDLEKKLLNFELDIPLLRIRAKYNLKGNILLLPLVGNGDVRMALKDVKTAVYTKIHLSNEPEEVIRIDEMKVTFHVGAMRIHLSDLFNGNEILAASINNFLNQNAKEVIAELRPDLELGLADIFHGLWNNVFSKMPLKLWLL encoded by the exons ATGGCACAACAAAGCGTTAATTGGAAAATTCAATACAGTCTGAGCATCTTCAGTGCAATTTGTCTGGCGCAAGCGGCTGCCGCTTACACACGCGAAATTATCAATAATGCGCCGCAGTTGCAAGAACGAC CAAGTTGGTTACAGACCTGCAAACGTGCAAATCCCAACGAAGAGAAATGTTTTCGACGCCTATTTGAGGGTTGTTTCCCCGCTTTTGCGGCCGGCATTCCGGCGATCGGTATAAAAAGTTTTGAACCGCTGCATATTGATCAGGTTTCGGTATCAAAGGGTAGCGGGAACTTAGTACTTTCAGGTGGCTTTCAAAATCTAATCATTCGCGGACCCTCAAATGCAACCGTGCGGCGAGCCAA TCTGGACCTTgagaagaaattattaaattttgaactgGACATACCGTTACTGCGCATACGCGCGAAATACAACTTGAAGGGTAATATATTACTTTTACCGCTGGTTGGTAACGGCGATGTGCGTATGGCTTTGAAAGATGTAAAAACCGCTGTGTACACCAAAATACATTTAAGCAATGAACCGGAG GAAGTCATTCGCATTGATGAGATGAAGGTTACGTTCCATGTGGGCGCGATGCGTATTCACCTGAGTGACCTGTTCAATGGCAATGAGATATTAGCCGCTTCCATCAACAATTTCCTCAACCAAAATGCAAAAGAGGTCATTGCCGAACTGCGCCCTGATTTGGAGTTGGGTTTAGCGGATATTTTCCATGGTTTATGGAATAATGTGTTCTCGAAGATGCCACTAAAGTTATGGTTGCTGTGa